A stretch of DNA from Vicinamibacterales bacterium:
AATCGCGACAGCATGCCGGACGCGGTCCGCCGCCAACGCTGACACAGGTGATGTTCACTCGCGCTCTTGTTCTTCTCGCCATCCTGGCCTTTCCAACCTCAGCGTTCGCCCTCAAGGGCCGCGTCGTCGATCAACAGGGCCAGCCGGTGGCCAACGCCACGGTGTCGATCCTGGGCCGTCCCGGCGAGGCCATCACCGACGCCGACGGCCGCTTCGAGTGGCAGCCCGATCCGCCGACGCCGTTTGAAGTGCTGATCATCGACAAGGCCGGCAACTACGCGCGGCCGGTGATGATCGAGCGGCTCGAGGCCGGACAGGAACTCACGGTCACGATCCAACCGCTGCTGAGCGAGTCGGTGACGGTGTCCGGATCGGCGCCGAGCATCGAGGCCACCCCCGGTGCGGCGACCACGAGCATCAGCGGGCGCGATGTGACGGCGCGCCAGCCCACCAACCTGATGCAGGCGATCGAGAACGTCGCCGGCGTCAACCAGGTCTCTGAAGGCCAGGCCGCCGTCCCGGCGATTCGCGGACTGGCGCGCGGCCGCACGCTGATCCTGATCGACGGCGCCCGCGTCAGCTCGGAGCGCCGCGTCGGCGCCGGCGCGACGTTCCTGGATCCCTCGCTGATCGAAGGCGTGGATGTGGCGCGCGGACCCGGGTCGGTGGCGTACGGGTCCGACGCGTTCGGCGGCGTGATCTCGGTGCGCACGCGACGCGTCGCGCCCGGCTCGCCGTGGGCCGCGCAGTTCTCGGGGACCCTCGGCGCCGGCGTGCCTGAGCGCCGCGGCTCGGTCGAGATTTCCAAGGGCCTGGCCGAGGGCGGGTTGCTGATTGCGGCGCACTCGCGGCAGGCCGACGATTGGCACGGTCCGGCGGCGACGGTCTTCAACTCCGGATTCGCGGACCACGGCGTCATGGTCCGCGCCGAGCACAAGGCCGGCGCCGGCGTCTTCAGCGCCGGCTGGCAAAGCGACTTCGGCCGCGACATCGAGCGCCCGCGCAACAACTCCCGGACCGTGCGCTTCTTCTATCCGACCGAAGACTCGCATCGCTTCACGACCGGCTACGAAGCGCGCGAGGCCGCCGGCTTCCAGCGGCTCGGCGTCACCGGCTTCATGGGCAGCTACGCGCAGGTCACCGACCAGGACCGGTTCGCGACCGCCACGAACGGTCGCGTCATCGAGCGGGCCGAGGTGTCGGCCAAGGATTTCCAGGTGCGCGGGTTTGGCGAACGCCTGATTGGCAAGTCGCGCCTCGAGGTGGGCCTTGATGTGAACGGCCGCGTCGGCCTGCACGCGGTCGATGACCTGATCACCCATGACCTGGCGGGAACCGTCGTCAGCACGCGTCCCAACGTCTCGGTGGATTCCGCCGGCCGCACCGACACCGGCGCGTATGTGTCGATCGACTCGGCCGTGGCGGCCAGGCTGGTGCTGGGCGCCGGCGCTCGCGCCGACTACGTCACCACCCGGAATGAAGGCGGCTACTTCGGCGATCGGTCCACCGGGAACGGCGCCTTCTCGGGTTTCGCCTCGGCCACCCTCGGCAGCTTCAAGGGCTTCAGCCTGACCGGCCAGATCGCGCGGGGCTTCCGCGATCCGGTGCTGTCGGATCGCTACTATCGCGGACCGACGGGACGCGGCTTCATCACCGGCAATCCCGACCTCGACCCGGAGACGAGCATCCAGGGCGACGTCGCGCTGCGCTACCTGGCGCCGCGCTTCCGAGTGGCCGCCTTCTACTACGAGTACCGCATCCACGACCTGATTGAGCGCTACTCGACGGCCACCGATTTCTTCTTCTTCCGCAACCGCGGCACGGCGCGCATTCGCGGCTTCGAGATCGAAGGCCAGGCCGACCTCGGCGCCGGCGTGACACTGGAGCTGGCGACACAGGTGGCCGAAGGCCGCGCGCTCGACGACCACGCCTACCTCGATGACATCTCGCCGGTGAACCTGTCGGCTGTGCTGCGCAAGCAGTTCGGCGAGCGGGGGTTTGGCCAGGTGCGGGCGGCTTACTTCTCGGACGATGATCACTTTGGACCGACGGAGAGGGCGGTGCCCGGCTACACGCTGATCGACGCCGCCGGCGGCGTGAAAGTGGCGAAGCCGCTCGAGTTGCGCATCCAGGCGCGCAACCTCCTCAACCAGGAGTATTACGCGAGCCAGGACGTGCGCACGGTGTTCGCGCCCGGCCGCTCGGCGTCGCTGGTCGCCACGGTGAAGTTCTGAGCTCAAGGTCCGGCTAAAGCCGGACACTACATCAATGTGGCTGGTATTCTGATGTAGCCTCCGGCTTTAGCCGGAGCCCTTCGATAATCACGGGTGCGTGATCAGCGGCGTCGAGCTCACTCACAAATCACCAGACCAGATCACCAAATCACCAAATCACCAGACCAGATCACCAGATCACGAGGTCACCAGATCACGAGATTCCCAAAGTCCGTTGCCAGTCGCGGCTGTTCGCGATCGGCACCCGGCTCCGGATCGACGCCGCGTAGCGGACCGTTGATTCGTACAGGCTCCAGACCTGCTGCTGCGCGTCGGACGACAGCAGCGGCGATTTCAGCGCCGTGTTCCACGGCGGGCCTTGCCGCGCCCCCTTCGCCAGGTAGACCGTCGTCCACGCCGAGTCTTCGGCGAAGAAGTCGTTGTCGTGCATCTTGACGCCGACCACGAACGGCGCCCGGCCGCCGGCCGCGGTGGGTGCCGCCGCGATGGCTTCGTCGAGGACCTCGGTGGCGCCGCGGCCCACGTGCTCGAACAGCTTGAGGTCGTAGTGTTCGGGGCGCACGTAGAGGCCGTTGCGGGTGTCGCCCAGGTTGGCGGCGCGCCCGTGCACCACGCCAAACTGCGCGCCCAGCTGCAACAGCACGGCGTCCGCGGATGCCTGCAGCGTGGCGCCGTCCACCAGGATGCCGACCGAGGGCGGCGCGTAGCCGGCCAGGCTCGCGAGCTTCGCGTATCCGCCCGCGGCCGTGGTGGGCTGGCCGGTGGTCAGGTCGAGGCCATGCGTTTCGTAGGTGTAGATCGTCGAGCGCTGCTGGTCGCTGGACATGCTGCTCATGCCGAGCCAGTCGAAGCTGGTGTGGTACGGCAGCGGCGGGCGGCCGTGATAGCCGAGGCACACCACGTGCGACGTGAACAGCCGCCGCAGCAGGTCCATGTACTGCGCCTCGTAGAGGTCGACCATCGTAGTGGTCAGCGAGATGTCGATCGGCACGCCCAGCGACTCGTGCAGGTCGATGACCCGCCAGACCAGCTCGGCCGACTGCTGGGGATAGGCGAAGTCCTGCGTGTTGAGCGCGAAGAAGTTGTAGACCTGTGAGGATTGCGCCCGGAGGGTGGCGGCACCAGGAAGGCAGGCTCCGGCCGCGGCGATCGCGGCGGTCTGGAAGAATTGTCGGCGCGTCACCATGCTCTGCCCTCCTGCCTGGGTTAGACCGGGCGGAGCGGCGGAGGTTTAGTGCGCGGGCGTGCTCAGATCGTGACGGTCTTTTCGACCATGAAGATGTTGTTCTCGGTCTCCTGGATGGTCACTTCAATCGTGTAGCGCACGCCCCGGCCTGGGTACTGCTTCCGGATCAGGTCGGTGACGCCGTCGAACACGTAGTGGGCGACGTTCTCCACGCTCGGGCCCTTACCCTTCAGCATCACGACGCCCTCGGGCTCGAACAGCTCGGAGTCCAGGAAGGTCGCGTCCTGTTCGGTGACCAGCATCTTGTGGTCCATGAAGCGCATCACGTTCTTGAGGTCGCCGAAGTCGATCGACATGTCGAGGTCGTCGCGCGGGAACTCCTCGGCCGAGACCATCACCTTCCCCTGCCAGGTATGCCCGTGCACCCACTTGCACTTGCCCGGGTAGCCAAGCTGGCGGTGGCCGGTGTGGAACTTGGTGGTGACGATGATTTTTTCCATGGCTGATTCGATTATAGACTTCCGCCATGCGCCGGGTCTGCGCCGGGGTTCTGGTCGCCATCGCGGTGGCGTCGCTGGCGGCCGGCCAGGACGCGGAACCATCACTCGAGGTGGTGCTGGCGCGCGCCGCCGCCTACGTCACCAGCTACCAGGCCGGTCTGGCCGGCATTGTCGCGGAAGAGCACTACCGGCAGAACGTGCTCGGCACCCAGCGCCGCGGCGGGACGCAATTGCGGGAGTTCCGGGATCTGCGGTCGGACCTGCTGCTGGTCAAGCCCGGCAGCGACGGCGGCTGGCTCCAGTTCCGGGATGTGTTCGAGGTGGACCGCAAGCCGATTCGCGATCGCGACGAGCGGCTCTACAAGCTGTTTGTCGGCGCCTCAGCCGACCGCAACGCGCAAGCCGAAGCCATCCAGACCGAAAGCTCACGCTACAACATCGGCCCGATCAGGCGGACCATCAACATGCCGATGCTGGCGTTGTTGCTGTTCGACCGCGGCAATCAGCCGCGGTTCACCTACGCCAGGGCCAAAGCCGGCAACGTCAAGCGGTTTGCCGCGCTCGCGGCGGAGACCGACGTGTGGCTGATCGAGTACCGCGAAACGCAAGGCGGCACGGTGGTGCGAGGCGCCGACGACAAGGACATCCCGTCGCACGGCCGCGTCTGGATCGACGGCCGGACGGGCCGCTTCCTGCGGACCGAGCTGATCAGCGAAGACACCGAGGTGCGCGCGCTGATCGACGTGTCGTACCGGGCCGAAGCGGGACTCGAACTGCTGGTGCCCTCCGAGATGCGCGAAACCTACGAGCTGAAACGAACCCTGGCCCGCATCGACGGGCGCGCGACCTACGGCCGCTTCCGCCAGTTCACGGTCACGACTACGGAGAAACCGAAGGGATGAATTTGGTGATCTCGTGATTTGGTGATGTGGTGATCGATCGGTCGATCGGTCGATCGCGTGAGCTGGTGATCTGATCTGTTGATCTGGTGATTTGTCCGACTCGCGATTTCAGCTGCAGCAGGGGGCGCTCGAAGAATCGCCACGAGATCACCGCGATCAGGCCGGTGGCCGACGTCAACAGCGCGAATCGAAGCGGCCAGTCCATCGCCGTGAATCCCGGGACGTAGCGGCCGAGCAGGTACGGCGTGAAGCCGTGGTACACGTACAGGCCGTAGCTGATTCGCCCGACGGCGATCATCGGACGGCTCGACAGCAACCGTCCGGCAAGACCACGGAAGCCAACGGCCGCGCCCCCCACCAGCCACGCCGAGAGCAGCGAGACACCGAAGTCCAATCCAACCACCTGGTAGTGCCCGCCGAGCCCGGCGTAGCGAAGCCCCAGGG
This window harbors:
- a CDS encoding TonB-dependent receptor, which codes for MFTRALVLLAILAFPTSAFALKGRVVDQQGQPVANATVSILGRPGEAITDADGRFEWQPDPPTPFEVLIIDKAGNYARPVMIERLEAGQELTVTIQPLLSESVTVSGSAPSIEATPGAATTSISGRDVTARQPTNLMQAIENVAGVNQVSEGQAAVPAIRGLARGRTLILIDGARVSSERRVGAGATFLDPSLIEGVDVARGPGSVAYGSDAFGGVISVRTRRVAPGSPWAAQFSGTLGAGVPERRGSVEISKGLAEGGLLIAAHSRQADDWHGPAATVFNSGFADHGVMVRAEHKAGAGVFSAGWQSDFGRDIERPRNNSRTVRFFYPTEDSHRFTTGYEAREAAGFQRLGVTGFMGSYAQVTDQDRFATATNGRVIERAEVSAKDFQVRGFGERLIGKSRLEVGLDVNGRVGLHAVDDLITHDLAGTVVSTRPNVSVDSAGRTDTGAYVSIDSAVAARLVLGAGARADYVTTRNEGGYFGDRSTGNGAFSGFASATLGSFKGFSLTGQIARGFRDPVLSDRYYRGPTGRGFITGNPDLDPETSIQGDVALRYLAPRFRVAAFYYEYRIHDLIERYSTATDFFFFRNRGTARIRGFEIEGQADLGAGVTLELATQVAEGRALDDHAYLDDISPVNLSAVLRKQFGERGFGQVRAAYFSDDDHFGPTERAVPGYTLIDAAGGVKVAKPLELRIQARNLLNQEYYASQDVRTVFAPGRSASLVATVKF
- a CDS encoding 6-carboxytetrahydropterin synthase is translated as MEKIIVTTKFHTGHRQLGYPGKCKWVHGHTWQGKVMVSAEEFPRDDLDMSIDFGDLKNVMRFMDHKMLVTEQDATFLDSELFEPEGVVMLKGKGPSVENVAHYVFDGVTDLIRKQYPGRGVRYTIEVTIQETENNIFMVEKTVTI